Proteins encoded in a region of the Paenibacillus sp. E222 genome:
- a CDS encoding zinc-binding dehydrogenase, which yields MLALVYKSAWDVVLEERPVPEIARDNQVLVRIRATGVCGTDLGIVSGKYHAVPSVILGHESAGEVIAVGSAVTTLQPGDRVVIDPTYYCGQCDMCRTGRQNHCTHKSVTETGVSADGTFTDYYVTEDRFLYKLKDHVSYEEATLTEPLSCMLTGINQIHLLPNFRTIILGAGPIGILYSYALASKGVTGCLVDISEERLAIAGSIAPDRWEVHSSFENAIESLAPTTNQVDMIVDTTGVVGTQVLSQLASGGYLMLVGLRDGNTSFNPKEVVDRSLKIIGSIDSLGTFATAHYMIEQQIIPAKKIITHSFPLEDYEEAFRTLGCDIQGRTLQASSHAIKVVLQSSGSSI from the coding sequence ATGTTAGCATTGGTATACAAATCGGCCTGGGATGTAGTGCTTGAAGAACGACCTGTTCCGGAAATCGCAAGAGACAATCAAGTATTGGTTCGAATCCGGGCAACAGGTGTGTGCGGTACCGACCTCGGTATTGTCAGCGGTAAATATCATGCGGTTCCTTCCGTCATTCTTGGTCATGAGTCTGCCGGGGAAGTCATTGCTGTGGGCTCTGCTGTAACAACACTACAACCGGGCGACCGGGTTGTCATCGATCCTACCTATTATTGCGGGCAATGCGACATGTGCAGAACAGGCAGACAAAATCACTGCACACATAAATCGGTTACAGAGACAGGTGTGAGCGCTGACGGTACATTTACGGATTATTATGTAACCGAGGATCGCTTTTTGTATAAATTGAAGGACCATGTGAGTTACGAGGAAGCGACGCTGACCGAACCTCTGAGCTGCATGCTTACAGGTATTAATCAGATCCATCTGCTGCCGAATTTTAGAACCATTATCCTCGGTGCGGGCCCGATTGGCATTCTTTACAGCTATGCCCTCGCTTCCAAAGGTGTCACTGGCTGTCTCGTCGACATCTCGGAAGAACGTCTGGCTATTGCAGGTTCGATTGCACCGGACCGATGGGAGGTTCATTCATCCTTTGAAAATGCGATAGAATCACTGGCACCCACAACCAATCAGGTTGATATGATTGTGGATACGACAGGTGTCGTGGGTACACAAGTGCTTTCGCAACTCGCCAGCGGCGGTTATCTCATGCTGGTCGGTCTGAGAGATGGAAACACTTCGTTCAATCCCAAGGAAGTTGTGGACCGCAGTCTGAAAATCATTGGCTCCATCGACTCCCTGGGCACATTCGCAACAGCACATTACATGATTGAGCAACAGATTATCCCGGCGAAAAAAATTATCACCCACTCGTTCCCGTTGGAGGATTACGAAGAAGCATTCCGCACGCTTGGCTGCGATATTCAGGGGCGTACACTTCAAGCTTCTTCACATGCGATCAAAGTGGTGCTGCAATCCAGCGGTTCCAGTATCTAA
- a CDS encoding aspartate aminotransferase family protein translates to MQTLTKNRFRTGQGIKLIDDAGVEYLDGVSGTFNLSLGYNHPHVVSKIQEQVGNLTHMSSSFTEPYVDEVLDHLIEYAPNDINAGWMRDITGSTANECATKIAQKYTQSTDIISLYLSHHGQTQFATGISGNAFRRKRFPNSAVANSVHVPAPYCYRCPFKSPNGDCGYQCVEAISDAIEYASSGSVACMIIEPILGNGGNIIPPAGYFKRLRKLCDEYNIILIADEVQTGIGRTGYMFASELFDIQPDMITLAKGLGGIGVPVAAVLMQSRLNVLEKHEHSFTSGSNLISVTAAKSTLEVVSEPGFLDDVKRKGEILGGLLQDLAMKYPSIGEARGVGLMWGLEMVGDNNEPDTDKTNAIIDRAFTDEHLILRGSRYGFGNVVKVRPSLTTTEDELVEIVERLDSVLASVH, encoded by the coding sequence ATGCAAACTTTAACCAAAAACCGCTTCAGAACCGGACAAGGGATTAAGTTGATTGACGATGCTGGCGTTGAATATCTGGATGGCGTATCCGGTACATTTAACCTGTCACTGGGCTACAATCACCCGCATGTCGTGAGCAAAATTCAGGAACAAGTCGGCAATCTGACGCATATGTCTTCCTCCTTCACAGAACCGTATGTGGATGAAGTGCTCGATCATCTGATTGAATATGCTCCAAACGACATTAATGCCGGATGGATGCGGGATATTACGGGTTCAACCGCCAATGAATGTGCCACCAAAATTGCACAGAAATACACGCAATCCACAGACATTATCAGCCTGTACCTGTCCCATCATGGGCAGACCCAATTTGCAACCGGGATTTCGGGAAATGCCTTCCGGCGTAAACGTTTCCCCAACTCGGCTGTTGCCAACTCCGTTCATGTACCTGCACCATACTGCTATCGTTGCCCATTCAAATCTCCAAACGGAGACTGCGGATATCAATGCGTTGAAGCTATCTCCGATGCTATAGAATATGCGAGCTCCGGCTCAGTCGCCTGCATGATTATTGAACCAATCCTCGGCAATGGCGGCAATATCATTCCTCCTGCAGGATATTTCAAGCGCCTGCGTAAACTGTGTGATGAGTACAACATCATTCTTATTGCCGACGAAGTGCAGACCGGAATCGGACGTACTGGATATATGTTCGCCAGCGAACTGTTCGATATCCAGCCAGACATGATTACCCTTGCCAAAGGTCTCGGCGGAATCGGTGTACCTGTTGCTGCGGTATTGATGCAGTCCCGATTGAATGTACTGGAAAAGCATGAACATTCCTTCACCTCAGGAAGCAATCTGATCTCCGTAACCGCTGCCAAATCTACCCTGGAGGTTGTATCCGAACCTGGATTCCTGGATGACGTGAAACGCAAAGGTGAAATTTTAGGTGGATTACTGCAAGATTTGGCCATGAAATATCCAAGCATCGGTGAAGCTCGCGGAGTCGGGCTGATGTGGGGATTAGAAATGGTGGGTGACAATAATGAACCGGATACGGATAAAACCAACGCCATTATTGACCGTGCCTTCACGGATGAGCATCTGATTTTAAGAGGGTCACGTTATGGCTTCGGGAACGTAGTTAAGGTCAGACCATCGCTAACCACAACAGAAGATGAGTTGGTTGAAATTGTAGAGCGACTCGATTCGGTGCTTGCCAGCGTCCATTAA